AATTTCAGAAAACACACTCGAATTCATAAGTGATTCAAGAGTGTTTATACATTTGAACTAAAAGTTACCTCTCAGTACTAACAATAGGTTGATTATTATTATCTGTAATTACCATGGCATTTGTAATGTAACTGGCACTAAATAGAGCTGCAAAAGTCATAAGAACCAAAAGAGTAATAAATACATTCTTTTTCTTGTTGCTAATGGTGAATTCATTAGAACTGTTGTTATCTAATTGGTCTTCTGCAAGTTGGTTTATAATGTCTTTTTGAAAATTCATATCATCGAAATTTTTGTAATAGCTCGCTTCTTATAAAACCTTTATTTATAGTCACAATTTACGATGCTTGAAGGAGCATGGATGCCTGTTTTCGACAAAGCGTATGATTTACTCTACAAACGACATAAAAAGCTCATATGTGTGATTCCTAGAGTAAAAGATGTACTTATTATCCGTTTTCAATGATTATCTTTGAGAACCTCAAGGTAATATCCGAAAGGCATTTATAATTTAAGCATTGGAAAGAAAAGATAAAATTACCATTCTGTTTGCCGGTGATTCTGGTGATGGTATTCAACTTACAGGAAGTCAGTTTACTAACACTGCTGCGATTTTCGGAAATGATATAGGTACACTTCCTAACTTCCCTGCAGAAATCCGCGCACCACAAGGCACGGTTGGAGGAGTATCGGGGTTTCAGCTAAATTTTGGAAGTATAGAAATATTTACGCCTGGAGACGATTGTGATGTTCTTGTTGCAATGAATGCGGCAGCTTTAAAAGCCAATATTGCGCAATTAAAGGATGGAGGTGTTCTAATTGCCAATACCAATGGTTTTGATAGTAAAAATCTAAGACTTGCTAATTATGAAGAAAATCCATTAGAAGATTCTTCTTTAAACAGTTTTCAGGTGAGTAAAATAGATGTTACTAAAATGACTAAACTTTGCTTAGAAGAGAGCGGCTTGGGTAATAAGGTAATTGAGCGTTGCAAGAATATGTTTGTTCTTGGATTCGTCTATTGGATTTTTAATCGCTCAATGAATGATACGATATCGTTTTTGCAGCAAAAGTTTAGTGCGAAGGAGGATATAGCTAATGCGAATATCAAAGTTCTAAAGGCAGGTTATCACTTCGGAGAGACAAGCGAAACATTTACTACTCAGTATGAAGTTGCCCCTTCTAAAATGGAGCCAGGTGAATATCGTAGTATAATGGGTAATCAGGCAACAGCATTGGGATTAATAGCAGCCTCGAAAAAGACTGGACTAAATTTGTTCTACGGATCCTATCCAATTACTCCAGCATCGGATATACTCCATGAGCTCGCAAAGCATAAAAACTTTGGTGTTAAGACATTCCAAGCGGAGGATGAAATTGCGGCTGTTTGCGCTGCAGTGGGAGCATCTTTTGGAGGTTCTCTGGGTGTAACGGCTTCTTCTGGACCGGGTATCTCTTTAAAGAGTGAAGGATTGGGATTGGCGGTAATGTTAGAAATACCATTGGTTGTAATTAATGTGCAACGTGGTGGACCATCCACAGGTTTGCCTACAAAAACCGAGCAGTCGGATTTAATGCAAGCAATGTATGGACGGAATGGTGAGTCTCCATTACCAATTGTTTCTGCAAGCACCCCATCGGATAGCTTTTATGCTATTATGGAAGCGTGTAGGATTGCTATTGAGCATATGACACCAGTTATATTTTTATCCGATGGGTATATCGGAAATGGTTCTAAACCATGGAAGTTTCCACAAGAGGATGAACTCCCAAGTATAACTCCACCTTTCGCCAAAGAGGGGAAGGGTGCAGATTATATGCCTTATAAACGAGATGAGAAGCTTGTTAGAGAGTGGGCGATACCTGGTATGAAAGGTTTTGAACATAGAGTAGGTGGTTTGGAAAAGGAACATATTACGGGTAATATTTCCTATGATTCAGAGAATCATCAATTGATGACAGATCTACGAAAAGGCAAGGTGGAGAGAATTGCACAATCGTTGCCGGAATTAAAATTAGAAAGTGGACCAGAAAGTGGAGACCTATTGGTTATAGGATGGGGGTCAACACATGGAGTTATCCAAAATGCCCTACGCGATTACAACCACAAAGTGGCTCATGTACACCTACGACATATAAATCCTTTACCTAAAGAATTAGGGATTATAATAAGTAAGTACAAGAGAGTGTTAATCCCAGAGATGAATACTGGTCAGCTTATTAAATTAATTCGAGGTAAATATTTTATCCCTTCTTTTGGATTAAATAAAGTACAGGGCTCGCCTTTTACATCTTTGGAGATTACGAATAAAATGGACGAACTTTTAGTATTGTAATTATGAATAACGAGAAAAACATACCTGAAACACTACTAACGATTAAGGATTTTACTGTTGAAAGTGACATCAGATGGTGTCCTGGGTGTGGGGATTACTCAATCTTAAGACAAGTTCAAACGATTATGCCAGAACTTGGAGTTCCGAGAGAAGACATCGTTTTTATATCTGGAATCGGATGTTCTTCTCGATTCCCTTATTACATAAATACATTTGGTATGCACAGTATCCACGGACGTGCCCCCGCAATAGCAAGTGGATTAAAAGCTACCAGAAAGGAGTTGAGCGTTTGGATAATCACTGGTGATGGAGATAGTATGTCGATAGGAGGAAATCATTTGATTCACGCATTAAGAAGAAACTTTGATGTGAATATTCTTCTATTTAATAATGAGATCTATGGGTTAACAAAAGGTCAATATTCACCACTTTCACCCGAAGGAAGAAAAACCAAATCGAGCCCGATGGGTTCAATCGACCATCCTTTTAATCCGTTGGCTTTAGCCCAAGGAGCAGATGCAAGTTTTATTGCTAGATCCATTGATATGTCACCGAAACACATGCGAGACATATTATTGCAAAGTCATCAACATAAAGGCACTTCTCTGCTAGAGATTTATCAAAACTGCAACATTTTTAATGATGGCGCCTTTAGTCAGTATACCGAAAACAAACTTGTTAATGATTCTGTAATCTTTGTTGAAGATGGCAAACCCATGGTGTTTGGGGAGGGAGATAAAAAGGGAATTAGGCTAGATGGATTAAACCCAGTTGTAGTGGATTTGGAGGCGGATAATTATTCTATTGATGATCTTTGGGTACATGACAAGAGTAACCGAATCATGTCGACTATGCTTACCCGGATTTTTAATAATGCCGAGAATAAAGGAAATCTACCTTTACCTTTCGGGGTTTTATATGCGGAAAGTAGACCAACATATGAGGTGAGCATGTCCGAGCAAATAGAACAAGCAATTAGGGAAAAAGGGAAAGGTGATTTGAACGATCTTCTTCGAGGTGAAAATACTTGGGTAGTAGACTAAGTAATTTGAATGTTAATTAGTAAATAAAGATTTCATGCTCCAGGATTTTAATATTGAAGTTGGTACAACAGGAGCACACATTGCCATTTTTGTATCGATAATTATCATTGTAGCCAATTATCTATTCAATAGGTTCAAAGGGATATTGATAGGGAATACAGACGGAATTAAGTCATTTCTTGTGCAAAAATTCTCCGGTGTTTTACTTCTAGGGGTTATTCCTTTCTACTATTTGTATGATAGAGACGATAGCTTGCCATTTTATATGTTCGTGGCTCCCGATAATTTGCAATCGGTTTTCAACTACTGTTTATTGGTTGGGATTGTTTTTATAGGAATTTCCTCGGTAGTCTCAGTGAAGGAAGAGAACTGTATAGTATATCCTCAAATTAGGGATAAGGAATGGACTCTAGCTACTGCAGCTGCTAGTTTCGTTGGCTGGGTCTCTTATCTATTCGCCTATGAATTTCTCTTTCGAGGTTATTTATTAATGTCGTGTGTCAAGGAATTAGATCTAATGGGATCAATCTTTATTAATGCAGGACTATATGCGCTCGCTCACTTTGATAAAGGCCGTAAAGAAATAGTAGGTTCATTTGTGGTAGGTATCGTGTTATGTATTATTACTATAAAAACAGGCTCTATATGGGTCTCAATATTTTCCCATATTACTATTGCTTTATCAAACGAGTATTTCTCATTCAAAGCAAATCCCGAAACAAGTTTCTCCTTCTTTAAATCAAAAGGTTGAAAATATTTGTAACTGGTTCAACCGGCTATGTGGGTAATAAACTCGTTCATCGGTTGGCGCAAGAAGGCGAAATAGTTCATGCTCTGTGTCGCTCCAAATCAAAGCACCATCTGTTACAACATCAGAATATCGTAATTATAGAAGGAGACATCTTTGATGAGGAGGCTGTTTTAAAGGGAATGGCTGGCTGTTATCAAGTCTATCATCTTGCTGCATATGTAGGCGTTTGGAATAAAAACAGGAATGAGTTTTACCGGGTTAACGTTGAAGGGACAAAAAATATTTTAGATAAAGCAATTCACTCAGGAGTAAAAAGGTCTGTAGTCACGTCTACAGCTGGTGTATTTGGTCCGGCGATTACTGCAACAGTTACGGAGGAA
The sequence above is drawn from the Flavobacteriales bacterium genome and encodes:
- a CDS encoding 2-oxoacid:acceptor oxidoreductase subunit alpha; this translates as MERKDKITILFAGDSGDGIQLTGSQFTNTAAIFGNDIGTLPNFPAEIRAPQGTVGGVSGFQLNFGSIEIFTPGDDCDVLVAMNAAALKANIAQLKDGGVLIANTNGFDSKNLRLANYEENPLEDSSLNSFQVSKIDVTKMTKLCLEESGLGNKVIERCKNMFVLGFVYWIFNRSMNDTISFLQQKFSAKEDIANANIKVLKAGYHFGETSETFTTQYEVAPSKMEPGEYRSIMGNQATALGLIAASKKTGLNLFYGSYPITPASDILHELAKHKNFGVKTFQAEDEIAAVCAAVGASFGGSLGVTASSGPGISLKSEGLGLAVMLEIPLVVINVQRGGPSTGLPTKTEQSDLMQAMYGRNGESPLPIVSASTPSDSFYAIMEACRIAIEHMTPVIFLSDGYIGNGSKPWKFPQEDELPSITPPFAKEGKGADYMPYKRDEKLVREWAIPGMKGFEHRVGGLEKEHITGNISYDSENHQLMTDLRKGKVERIAQSLPELKLESGPESGDLLVIGWGSTHGVIQNALRDYNHKVAHVHLRHINPLPKELGIIISKYKRVLIPEMNTGQLIKLIRGKYFIPSFGLNKVQGSPFTSLEITNKMDELLVL
- a CDS encoding 2-oxoacid:ferredoxin oxidoreductase subunit beta, encoding MNNEKNIPETLLTIKDFTVESDIRWCPGCGDYSILRQVQTIMPELGVPREDIVFISGIGCSSRFPYYINTFGMHSIHGRAPAIASGLKATRKELSVWIITGDGDSMSIGGNHLIHALRRNFDVNILLFNNEIYGLTKGQYSPLSPEGRKTKSSPMGSIDHPFNPLALAQGADASFIARSIDMSPKHMRDILLQSHQHKGTSLLEIYQNCNIFNDGAFSQYTENKLVNDSVIFVEDGKPMVFGEGDKKGIRLDGLNPVVVDLEADNYSIDDLWVHDKSNRIMSTMLTRIFNNAENKGNLPLPFGVLYAESRPTYEVSMSEQIEQAIREKGKGDLNDLLRGENTWVVD
- a CDS encoding CPBP family intramembrane metalloprotease; the encoded protein is MLQDFNIEVGTTGAHIAIFVSIIIIVANYLFNRFKGILIGNTDGIKSFLVQKFSGVLLLGVIPFYYLYDRDDSLPFYMFVAPDNLQSVFNYCLLVGIVFIGISSVVSVKEENCIVYPQIRDKEWTLATAAASFVGWVSYLFAYEFLFRGYLLMSCVKELDLMGSIFINAGLYALAHFDKGRKEIVGSFVVGIVLCIITIKTGSIWVSIFSHITIALSNEYFSFKANPETSFSFFKSKG